In Sesamum indicum cultivar Zhongzhi No. 13 linkage group LG1, S_indicum_v1.0, whole genome shotgun sequence, the sequence CAATGCAACAGAGGTGATTGTCCCAAACTTGGcacttttttttaacttcATTTCTGGTTTACCAACAACctacattaatattaattaatgcagGTGTGGAGTGGCTATGTCTGTCAAACATCACCAAGTGGTATCTGTGTGACGACGGGACGTCTGAATCCGACTCTTTATGATCAAATGGCTGCTACTATAAATGTGAGCTACGGCTTGTACCGATATGGTCCATTCCTGGTTGAACTTGAAGATTGCAGTTTTGTGCGGCAAACGTTCTTAGAAATAGAAGCCACTTATTGTCCTGGGCTAGGAAAATATAGCCAACGGGTTTATGTTGGGCTGGTGATGGTTGCTACTGCAGTTATGCTGTCTCTAGTGTTTTGGGTGATATATGGAAGAGAGAGGTGGCGCCGTCTCTATACAAAAGACCATACACCAGCAGGCGAAGAAGGCAATAAGCATGCTGAATAATTCTcttttcaacattttcatgtatttGCACCTTTTTGGGCATTACAACACTTATGTGGtaattgattatgtgttttttcTCCATGAATGCACATCCCATCGGCACCGCTGCCCAAAACCGCAACTTGAGGGTGTTTAGCTGAGTTCATTCAAAACATCTTAATTACAAGATTTTTTAGGACTTTATAAGATATTGaatcctatttttaaaataaattcctaaaatattttgataaatgaaATGTTAAGTTGGTTGGCATAATAAActctttttattagtaaaatgaTAAAAGGAAGCATAGTATCATTAACATCAACTACCTTGacatattctttttgtttaatgttttttgaaattcttttataaatatcatatattagtttaaatccaaataaaaatttaataaataaccctttttttttttacaaaaatgaaaatattgacatgaaaattaatctaatatcaaattttcatacaaCACTAGATGTTAGAAGATTAGaaacttaaaattgaaatataatcagtatattttatcttatgaAATATTGACCATAAAGCTTGAAAGATGttctaagaaaaaaataggtaaagtgaaatttgttttaaaaaaaaaaaattataaaatccaaaacatgaattttacaaaatctatctttaaataattttcaagatcttaaatatattataacaaaGCTTATATCCTTAGCCGAAAACCCTCTTCAGTTACCACTTACCAAGCATATTTCCTTTCTATCACTTCTTGTTGGACTGGGCAATTACATTTGGGGCCTCTATTGAAGGAAAGAAGATAGGATGGCCCATACAACAAGAATATTGATTGAAACCTTAATACatggagatggagatggagggttaattattcttttattattaaaaaaataaattatataaatataatttaaataaaatatataataaaactataaCGAGTCGCGGATGTAATCCGCCAatcgaattttaaaatatttttttttttaaaaaaatgctcAATGTCGTTGATTCAATCACAACtcctttttttcatttaatttgattttatataaattaattatataaaattaatttttaacaatatattaaagtctaaaaaattataatattaaaattgtattaatttaaaaatacaattaactgTACAAATACagtagtgtatattttttatacaattataaaaaatacaataaattatacaatttcaaatataaaaaatatccactCGTTCTACAATTGCGTCTGTGACGTTGAATCCAAAAGTTTTCTTATTTCCTCGCCCACATTTTGCATTGGCTCATTTTGTGCCTCATTATCATCACCACCGGGATTAATGTCCATCCGACTTGATGCTGTTGCACAACTAGACGCCACATTATCACAATATGCactaaatgatgaaaatagaattggtgaaatattgtatttagGTGCATAGGATTGATTAATGCCAAAACCAAGGTCAAGATGTACTTGtaagaataattttctatttggGTTGGATATATAGAGCCAATTGAAACCAATCATCTTGAGGTGGTTGAGGCATGTAGTAATCTTAAGGCAGTTGGAATGGATACTCGGGACATAAGCCTACATCAGATCTCCCGAAAAAATCACACGGGCACAAATTGGAACCTACAGTACATACAATACATCACTAGATGATAAAAACGATATGGCACAATTTTACAAAGGCCACCCATTTCCAATAGAAGAGATACAGAACAAGGCTATTGGGAATGGTATTGCAACATAATACGAAATTTCGTATCGTCATCTACTGACAAACATGTAGAAAGCGGGTAACAACCTAGAGACACACCTATGTTGCAAGTTATGGTATGTTATATTATAtcgcatattttattttaaatattctttttacaaCACaacattcattatttttctacgtTCTTCAGGCAGCAGAGATGAATACCCTTGAAGCTTTGTGTCAATCTAGACCACTAAATATTGAAGAGCATAGTCAATTAGTGGACAAATTCGAATGCGATTACATATTATTAAGGAAGCCATAGTCCATCAACCACAACAAATTACTACGCCATCCGATGATGCTCCTACCACATTCCACAAGCAAAGAAGAAGTTCTAACCAAATGTCTATTGGTTCAGTTGAACGTCATGATGTTGGGTGGGTATAGCTAGTTCTTCTACAGTGTATAGACCTCAAAATTACTACATGTCTCAACCGCCTCTAGATTACTAAATGCCTCAACCGCCACAAGATGGTTGGTTTCAATCGAATCCATATAAGCCAATCCATATAGAAGATTATTTTTCACATGTACTTCTTGACCTTGGCCTTGACATTAATTAACCATAGGCACCAGGATACAACATTTCAccaattctatttttattatttagtgCATATCGTGATAATGTGGAGTTTAGTTTTGCAACAACATCAAGTCAGTTGGACATTAATCCCGATGGTGATTTAATGAGGCACAAAATGTGCCAATGCAAAATGTAGACgaggaaataagaagacctCGGCGTCAACGCCACAGACAAAATTATGGAATGGGTagagattttttatatttgcacttctattataatattttttaagaattgtataaaaaaataaacactttTATTACATTTGCACTATTACTATTACCGAGGCCTTCCACTTAGGGAACGAGGGGATACCGTCCTCCCTCACGAATAAAGACGGGTCCTTCCTTCCAATGAAACAGGAACTCCTACTCTAAGGATTAAAGGGGCATCCTTCCTCTTTAGAGTGGGGAAACTGAATGATGGGTAGATCCAAAGAGATTGACCCAATAAGAAGTGTTAGGTCCAGATATAGGCCCACCAACCCAAAAGAGAGTTAGCCCGCCCAAATCGCTATGTTTAAGGGGACAACCTACCATCTGGTTCGACCTATAAGGGAGGCCCACTAGGCCCAGCCCAAGAAGGTGCCCCCCACACTAAAGTCCAGTCAAGGAAAGGAGCCTACTTTTTCAAATATGGCCTAAGGAGGAAGTTTAGTCCGGAGGCCTCCAAAGCTAGCTTGTAGAAAGGAATGTGCCATCAAGAGAGTGGTCTCTTCAGCTTGAAAGTACTCCTCACGCGGTAAGAGTCTGCCAGAAGAAGGAGTCCCCCTTCATCCAGAGATTTGTTGCTTAAAGAACGGATAAGAAGGAATCTTATCCACGAATCTCGCCTTTCTTGCTGGCCATGCAGATTCCCCTCAGCAGGACCCTGTTACAGGGGAActcctcctctataaataggaGAGGTACCCCTCGGCAAGCATCTTCTTACACACTCTAGAACTACTCTTACTGCTACTctattattctaattttatgcttttatatacgaaattctcacttttgtcccataattcatttttatatttatctatttttaaattcaaaattaacttaaGCATCGTAGTGCTAACCTTTCGTGTTGCAAGTCCTCTTTTTCAAGAGCTTTCACTCAATTAGCCCAAATCCAACATCAAGATTCAAGAACTTTGGACCCGTACTAAAATCGCACGCATTAGAATGTGTGCTAAGAAATCACACTAAAAAAAGGGTTGGGCTTACAcctcaaattaataaatctccATGTTCACAATTTACTTAAtagttagaaaaaagaattaaaaactattctgaattgatgattttatttaggttaacaattaaaaacaaaaataaatcatttattaaaatatttaaaatagaaaataaatataatttatgtattaaatttaattgtgttATTGGATTCttagttaaatatttattttataaatatccaTTATTATATGTGGGTTCATGTGGAATGCACGTCCTCTTTCTTAGTACGAACAAAAGTATATGGTGATTCATTTTCATAGCAACATGAAATTTGATCTTTAATAGAGTCGTTGTCATGGGAATGGGCGGACTGGAAACAGAACGAATTAAacattatatgtatatatagcaGGTATTAATAAAGgtcttttatgaaaattaaagtatcaaataccccttatgatataaaataaagttaaaaaaactCCTCCGTATAGAAATTGACCTACACGCGCTTTTAACTGCGaatttgctataaaaatatatttttcttgacatTTTTGCCCTTATCTCagatctaatatatatataatattatatatttatgaataatcaaatattattttatataataattatttaattaaaataaaatattattttatataattaaaatattatgttattaacaataaatattattttatattaataattatttatataatataatataactttaattaaattaattaaaaagttatatatttaaaaaaaaaacagcggCTTCGACGTCTGAAGAGGAAGGCGCGCGCCCTCCTCACCCATGGGCGACGGCCNNNNNNNNNNNNNNNNNNNNNNNNNNNNNNNNNNNNNNNNNNNNNNNNNNNNNNNNNNNNNNNNNNNNNNNNNNNNNNNNNNNNNNNNNNNNNNNNNGGGGAGGGGGGTGGATGGGGggtttatactttttattttaatttttttataaaaataataattatatatattataaatatattttaatagttataaattatatatattataaatcaaaataattatttataaatagacTTAGTTTGACCGTTAACTAGAAGgggtattttaattattgtctctaaaaaaataggttcAAACTGATTAGGGGGcaatgtgattatttattcataacacaagaataattttttatattaaaaattttataggggaatttttgatattttgatatatcatatgaggtcaaaatgaatttaattcataaagGATATGAAGACATTTGATTGTTATGTGTGAAAACCGTTTACCAATGCGCTTGAGCTTTGGCTTTCTTTTTCCATCCCATCCCACCATCTATACCTTCTGGTCCAGGACACTTATTATCCGTCCAAGATGAGGTTGAGAAAGAGGATTTGCACGGAACAAATGCTGCCAGATATTATAGAGTCAGCTTATATACTCTGAAAACTAAGGAACACGCTTTTGCTCAAGTACATCAAAATTAACATGTTATTCAGATGGTAAATGAAACTCATAAACTTTAGAAGAACacgaggaaaaagaaatacctCTGCCGAATCAGGCACTTCAACCTTGACCGAGAAGTGGATCCTGAATGTCAATCCCAAGTTTTTTCATCACTCTAATTCTGTCACTCAGTACACTTACACGCGGACTTGGTCTGAGTAAAATGTGCTTCATGTTAATTCATCATGTGCTTAACAATATTCATTAATGGCATTCAAAAACCTCGGGATACCTCACCTGAACTGCTCAAATTCCAGGAGCTGAATCAGACTTGCATACTGTTCCCTGCAGCTTCTTTTTGCAAAAACTCTGAGATCTCTGCAAAGAATGTCCAAGGCTGCTACACAATCATTCCTATCACAAAAAAGTTGGCAGTTGAAGGGTGAAAAATGACTCaggaaattaataaaagaaaagtcaGATTCATGAAAACCATAATCTTATTGTCTAATAATGTCTCAAGAAACTTCTGCTTCCTAATCTTGAATGTGTTATCTTCAAGTCCcgtgaaatttgaaatatacCTCTCAGCTTCTCCCCAACTTCCATAGTACACAAGCGATTTAAAAGCttcaaaagagaagaaatagCCTGTCTCCTGCTAAAGCCTATTTAAGAAGGCATAAGCAAGTTCCTGATACAATAAAAATCGGTGCAAAACTTTGGAGTCCCAACTCACATGCGACTACTCTGTTTCAGGTTTTCTTCATCACAAAATTGCAAGATCAAGAAGATGAGATCTTTACAGAGAGACATTGCGGGGTAGCAGTCTCCTAAGCAAAATCTTCAAACAGTTAGAAATTGACCTTCAGCCAAAAAGTTTGTGTAAAGTAACATCATCGGACTATTGAGCAtgattaattcttttctttcatcatATTCATTAGTTTTGGTTATAATTAGCAAGAACTTTGAGTCCAAGGTTTTCTGTCTCCTCTCAAAAGACAACATGAAAAGAAGTAAGAGACGATGACTGCAAATTAACCTAAACANNNNNNNNNNAGAAAATTTATTGAAGAGTTAATACAAACTAgaataattcaacaaaaggtGCATGTAATTGAAATTTGTTGTGTAGATGATCAAATTCAGGAGTACTGAAAGTCTAATTTAGCTGAGTAAAACGCTCTTAGAGAAGGCCGAAGGGTGTGATTTCGATCATATCATTGACAATCAAAGAAAAGATAGGAATTAAACTCACAACAGCATGCAAATTCATCAATCCTTGTGGTTTTGCATCACCAAGAATCACATTAAGTCAGcgaaagaacaaaaaactCACTAGGAAGAAATGGACTCTGAATCTTGTGGTGAACTTTGTTATCTAATTTTTCCATTGTTTTCTTGCTTTTAGTTAGAAAAGTGTCTCCAGGATTAGAAAAAAACAACAGCAACTGAGAAAAGAAGGAAGCGCAACACATGCAACTTGGACTCGTCCAGATGATCAAATTCAGTAGAGGAAAATCCCAATTGACACCAACTTTACAAATTCAGTGAAATACTCATCTTTGACAGTTGAAACCAAGggaaaaatttgataaacttACAACACAGCATGCAGAGGCAGTAATACTTCTCAATCAGTGAATCATACAAGAATCACAATGAAGTCCAAGACCAAGAAAGACCCTCAAAAGAATTTAAACAAACATGCATGGGAAAGTTGTAGCCGCGCgtaatgaaagaaaataagggaaaaagaaaagggccTTCTCACGCTTACTTCTAAATATTACTTGCTGATGGTGATGcaagaaatgaaagaagagaCTTGAATTGAACTGaacacaaaagaaacaatATCAACTGCTCAAGCACATGCacagctctctctctctctctcacagaagcagaagcagaagcagcagcaacagcagTTTCCCTTCTGATATTTGCTTTTGCTACTGCGAAAAAGAGTGAGAAAGCGATCCTTTCAACCAGAAAAGTTTGCGGActtatcataataatatatattagtagtTTGATTTATGGCAACTACCAATTGAAGCACTAAGATATTTGATGGGCTACATTTGGGCCGATCCGTCTCGCACCGACTGTTTTGGAAATGGGCTTTCATCTACTGACTTTTGAAGTTTCCGGATAAATCTCatctcatatattttataagacaaAGGAAACAGAAGATTTGTCACTTTCTCAAGTCAAAAAGGAAATATCAATGCTAAAGCCCTAGAAGAGTAGATAAATCCCCAAATTGGAAAAGGAACCAGCTTTAGGGTTTTATGGAACCCCTCTAATTATGCCAAGTTACACACATCTGTATATATACACCTAGCACTGcctctttcttttctatacGACTTTGGTTTGCTTAAGGCGAAAGACCGAAGATGGAGGTTTTGAGTGCTGAAATTGTGCTTATTACGTCTGCCCTTGAAGCTTATATTGTTCGAATTTTCAGTATTGCTGCAAAGTCTCTTGTTTACCTTCTCTTCATGGTATAATACGcttgtttcttttctactGCTAATCCAGCGTTTTTGGCACttctcttaatttattatatgtgcatattttgGTGTGGGTCATGAAACCATCCCTTCGTTTTTTGTTATATGCAgttttataattgtttatgCTTAAGGTTTGTTATGTTTCCTCATTGAGTTTTTGGATGAGTGAAGTTTGCACTTGGTTGGCTGACTGCATTTGGAGGAgcttatttcttaaataaaattatgaatgtaTAGATGAAGTATTATTGGTTTCAGCAAAAAGGGGATCAGATGACTCACAAGACGCAGGAATTTTGGCATGCGTGTTCTTAATATCTTAAGAACCTCCCTTGTATCGGTTCAAGCATTTGATGCTTGCTGGCCTCAGTTTCCAGAAATTTCGTTTTTTCTCCATGTTGTGAATTACCTAGCACCTAGATTTTGCGTACAATCTGAAAACAGGTGGAGCATTGGTTGGGTTTTGGGTGACTTTGACTTGGTTGTTTCCTTCTAAACtcagaagaaaatttatagcTTGGCGGTGGTTTCTGACAGATGGTTCTTTGTACTTATCTTTCATTACCATGTCGGAGCTTTTCAGAATTCTTTCGGGTTTGAAGTTTTTGTGTGGTAACTTGTGGATTATGATGTTCTGTAAGACATTTGGAAACAAGTCTCTTCCATTTTTGTCATTTGATTCTGTTTGTTGTTGAGCTTTTTATGATTCAATCCTTGTAGAGGTATTATATCGGTAGCTGCTGAATCTGTATGTATAACCAGCgcatttaattttctcattgaCGTGTAATCATGAATGATATTCTTGTGCAGTAGATTTACAGACACTCTTTTATGTTTTACAGGCAGGATCTTTGTCAAATGATACTGAGGTTTTTCCTAGTAATGTTGCTCTGTTAAAGAGGTGGGTTTTATTTCCCCTTtctacattttattttcttttttcacacGTGAAGGATGGCATAGATGGGCAATATATTCTTTACAGGGAGGGATCTACACTGGAGAACAAAGATGCCAGTGAGGATgaggatgaagaagaagatgaaggtCAAGAGGGGCAGGATGAAGAAGATGCTggagaggaagaggaagaggaggatgaaggtaatgatgatgatgaaggcGAACCTGAAGATGAGCCTGAGGCAAATGGTGATGGTGGTAGTGGGGAAGAGGAAGATGAGGACGaggacgatgatgatgatgagaatgatgaggaggaagaggaggaagaagaggaagaagaagatgaggaggaggagattCCCCAACCACCTGCTAAAAAGAGGAAATGAGCTTATTGCTTCCTTGtctgattttgtatttttgcatttttgcattttgtttgACAAGGATTTGGTGCTGATAGTAGAAAACAGTAGTTGTTTGTTAGTTTTTGTATCGAGTAGACAAAGTCAGCTAATATGAATGATTTCAGTTTATGGTCTCTAGCTTCCTTAACTTTTCGGGGTTTTATATTGTCTGGTGAATCTTTTTGAGATATGATGTCTGATTTTACATTTGCATTGGTGCATCTCTTTGGGAATTAGAGGATATCTTACTTGTCTCTTTAATTCCTCAAGTCATGTATGACCAAATAAAGATGTTACATTTATCACCAAATGGAAATCTTATGACGCATTCGAATGCAGTAAAAATTCCAAGATTTTCCTTTACcttaaaaatgcaaaaaattggAATCAAGGACAATACTCTTGGAGAGAAAATGGTACAAGGGGTATTTTGTGGCTCCATGCATAGGTAAATGTGAC encodes:
- the LOC105167382 gene encoding glutamic acid-rich protein, yielding MEVLSAEIVLITSALEAYIVRIFSIAAKSLVYLLFMAGSLSNDTEVFPSNVALLKREGSTLENKDASEDEDEEEDEGQEGQDEEDAGEEEEEEDEGNDDDEGEPEDEPEANGDGGSGEEEDEDEDDDDDENDEEEEEEEEEEEDEEEEIPQPPAKKRK